Below is a genomic region from Gasterosteus aculeatus chromosome 2, fGasAcu3.hap1.1, whole genome shotgun sequence.
AATGTCTTTGCCCTTTGATCATTTCTGATTAAGATGCAACGGCGCAGTACGCAATCATGCTCAAAGAGTCCTTTGACCCCGTTGAATCAAGTCAAACTACCTGAATTATATTTAAGATAGAGGAGCTACACTGCAGGATGTGAATGCCGTAGCATGCAGAGATAAAACGGAACCATACACATATAGCCGACCACGTGTTTCACCTTTCACTGTGTTTTGCTCAATCACACTTCAGAGAAAACACAGACCATGATCTTAAAACTTCATCTCAAGGAAATCTTATGTGGAACCGCCTCCCTTCTGCCCGGCTAACCTTTGGTTCTCGGTGAGGTTAAGATGGCGTTTGATGTCCAGCAGGGCCTCCTTGAGGAAGGTCAGCCTCCTGATTTCATGCTGCTGGCACTGGTCAAAGACCTGCTCCATGCTCTCCATGTACTGCGGGGTGCACTTATTCAGCTCCTCCAGAGACTTCTCATACTTCTCTTTAGCCTGAGAcggaaaaacagaacaaaaaaaactccgCTCATTCTCCtcggacaaaaataaataaactaaacacacTTTTCCTTCGGCTTCGCTCTCACCTTCTGCGCATCCTGTTTGCATTTGTCCACTTTCTCGTGCAGTTTCTTCTGCTGGTCTGCCGTGACGGAAGCCTCCGTCTTGCCGTTGGCCTCGCGGGCCGCagccagcttctcctccttgcAGGCCATGTGGTACGATTTCTTAGCTGCCTCCATCTGCGTGTCCAAACGCGGCAGGCATTAAGTCACACATGCGTTATCCAATGAGACCGCAGGAAGTCACATCCACTCATCTCAAATTAGAGAGTGACCTTGGCCAGAAAACGATAGCAGATCTTAATGTGATCGGTATCTACGAACGCGCAGACATTAGGATGTCCGTGCAGGCACGATCAGAGCCTTATCTTTCCATTTatggtgaaaaagaaaatgacaacgCAACACTGTAAGACGCACCGAGGACGAAGAAGATCCATCCCGCTCACCTCCTTGAGCTTTTTGGCCCACGGTTTCTGAGCCTTCTTGAAGCCTTCGTCTGCCTCCTTGGCCTCCTTGAAGCCTCCGATCATTTGCTTGTGGTAGGCTTCCTTCTGCCAGTTCTTTACTTTCTCCACGTCCTCGTTCATCAGGTTGTTCTTCACATCTTGGTGCAGCTCACTCACCTTCTCCGCCTCCGTCATCACGGCCAGCCACGCTCTTTCCACGGAGCCGTACTGTGGGCCTGCAGGTCAAATATTTAGCTCAAAAACAGGCGGCCAAATATTAGCAGAGAGCATACAGCAAACTGTGTAAGCGGAGCTGTGGCAGATTGAAAGACGGCGCGAAGCACAAATCACTCCTTTGCTATTCGTTTTATTGACCCCATCCccacatgctgacctttctcGATGAGCTGTCTCCACCTCTTGGACCATGCAGTTAGCTGATCACCATAAGCCTTTTCTATCTTGGCACGTTCCTGCAGGCAGCCCATGAGGTCATTGCAGAGCCGATGGCCGTCATCTACTCTTTTGACAGCGCGTTTGTAGTTCCCCACCTgagaacaaagaaacaaaccgGTTAAGAGGAactcttcatatatatatatatatatatatatatatataaatatatatatatatatatatatatatatatatatatttgatatatatatatatgatatatatatatatatcaaatggGGAACGATTTGTGAACAGAGTCTATTTATATTTGCTCTGATTGGTTGCTGTTCTCTGCATGCAGTGGAATCTTGCAAATGTCATTAAGAAACCTTAAAGAGGGCAGTTGGACTTAATTCTTAGCAAATAGGACAGCAGATTTGTTGTAATCAAATATAATCAGGTAATAAAAGGGATTTCTGTCCAGAAAGCAGAGTATTTGTGTCATTGTTACAAAAATCAGGCAGCATAAAAAATTAATTGTAATTTTTACATTTATCAGGAATAATAAAAATCTATGTGCAACACCAAGGCACTGTATTCGTGTGCACTGGCGTCAACAAGAAACAGCATAAGCCACATATTTCTTCTCATTTCGTGCACCTCCTCAGCCAAACAACCAGTATTCAGAGTGACTGTCTGCCAAAATGATTTTACTGCCTTTGCTTTTAGATCCGGCCACCTTAAGCGATACCGCCTTAAAAGTGCATTGCCAGGCCGcgtggctccgcctcctccgtgCCTGCAGGGGGCGTGTGCTCATGCTGCATGgtgaagggagggggagggggagatgcTCGTGCCTGTGCATGTGTAGTTATGCAATGACAtgggcttgtgtttgtgtgtacgtgaatgtgtgtgtgagggctttcatttttttgagtGGTGTAACGCAGGAAGTCATAATCTCAGAGGTGAACGTTGACGCGGAGACGTAAATACGCAGAAACCACAAACCGCTTGTGTTTATACGCTGCGGATGCATACAGCCATGCATGCGCACATCATCAAAACGCACAACTCGTGGAGAGGCGCTGTGATTGGTCCTCAGAGCATGCATGTGTGCTGGTACTGTTTGGACACGAGAGCGCTGCAGGGAGGCGGTGAGACAGGTGTGCCACTGTGTGAGTTTTGGTGATGGATTGCCAAATCACGCTCACAACAACACGCAGGTGGACTCATTCTACATGTGAAAGCATTTGTGTTCTGATCCTGTTAAGGATACAAGAGTCTGATCAGTACTTCACAGTCCAGTTATGTCGAATATGAACATTCAGTcggatttaaaaagaaacccgAGAATAAACTCATTTATGGGCATTTCTAAAGCACGAGCCAAGCCGCGCCGCGCTGCACGCCGAGGCCGCAGGCAGGTGCATGCGGTGAAAGGCGGCCTCAGAGCGGCTGATGACTGAGGCTCTTTGTCTCCGTGGCTAACAGCCATGACACAAAGAGGACTCTGTACTGAGGGAATTCATTAACGCCACTTTGgtgcgtgcagacacacacaaagtgaggATGGACGGACCTTGAATGATGATCGCATTTGTTGTGTTTAATCATTTGTAGCGATGCACCCCGTGACGACACAATTTACTGCGGTACTCCTTGAAAAAAGATAAGGCCGCAAGTAAATGTCTGTTAAACGTGGCGGGAATAGTGGCACTAACCAGGCGGATCTCTGCCCATCAGCGTGAGGCCAACTTTCCTGTGAAATCTTTAAACTAATCTCCTTGGGACGATTTTAGCCGTGACCCTTCAGGGCAGAGGGGAGGCCACGGGCTCGGGTTTGgggtttggggaggggggcgggggttaaAAACTGCTTCACAGCACCACGTGACAGTTTGGCCTTTACCTCCCAGAAGCTGTCCATGGTGTCGTCAGCGACGGCAAATTCATCGTAGGAGCCAGACATTTTCCTGGATGTGGCAAAGCACTCTGATGACTAAACCTgtcctctgcagccgagccggGTTCCTGGGGCACTGAGAGGCAAAACAAGACAAATGTTGCGTTAAATCAAGCAAGGAGTGCAAAGAGGTGTGTGGACCACCGAGCCGCGTGACACGGAGGCACTGT
It encodes:
- the pacsin1a gene encoding protein kinase C and casein kinase substrate in neurons protein 1a encodes the protein MSGSYDEFAVADDTMDSFWEVGNYKRAVKRVDDGHRLCNDLMGCLQERAKIEKAYGDQLTAWSKRWRQLIEKGPQYGSVERAWLAVMTEAEKVSELHQDVKNNLMNEDVEKVKNWQKEAYHKQMIGGFKEAKEADEGFKKAQKPWAKKLKEMEAAKKSYHMACKEEKLAAAREANGKTEASVTADQQKKLHEKVDKCKQDAQKAKEKYEKSLEELNKCTPQYMESMEQVFDQCQQHEIRRLTFLKEALLDIKRHLNLTENQSYSTIYRELERTILSSNTQEDLKWFSNNHGPGMHMNWPAFEEYNPDQAAAPPKKKKPDGAPPTPSTDHVAPPGDRSSVSSYEKNQAYSTEWSDDEQPATHSGNENGGNGNSFEEDSSTGKAVRVRALYDYEGQEQDELTFKAGEELTKTEDEDEQGWCRGRLDSGREGLYPANYVEPI